One region of Tumebacillus amylolyticus genomic DNA includes:
- a CDS encoding zinc-binding dehydrogenase, which produces MKQGNRYGLHRVLEPVGTMPQPAWRIDNTMDLYSNEILLDVETLNIDSASFVQIKEAESGDQERIGEHMKKIVAERGKHHNPVTGSGGMLIGTVRAVGVELAGHIDLQPGDRIATLVSLSLTPLTIDEITHMDVKTGQVSIKGQAILFESGLYAKLPEGIPDRIALAVLDVCGAPAQTEKLVQEGHTVVVLGAGGKSGTMVLCQARKSAGPTGKIIAVEYGEAGCERLRELGWADEVLNLDCTKPVDVLQAVEKATSGRMADVTINCVNIPNTEMASILATKDEGTVYFFSMATSFTAAALGAEGVGKDVQMIIGNGYTKGHAEMSLNLLRESEQLQAIFEAKYQ; this is translated from the coding sequence ATGAAGCAAGGAAATCGCTACGGCCTGCACCGTGTCCTCGAACCTGTAGGCACGATGCCGCAACCGGCATGGCGGATCGACAATACGATGGACCTGTACTCCAATGAAATTCTGCTCGACGTGGAGACGTTGAACATCGACTCGGCTTCTTTCGTTCAGATCAAAGAAGCTGAGTCGGGCGACCAGGAGCGCATCGGTGAACATATGAAAAAAATCGTCGCCGAGCGCGGCAAACACCACAATCCGGTGACCGGTTCGGGCGGCATGTTGATCGGAACCGTTCGAGCGGTAGGCGTTGAGTTGGCAGGACACATCGATCTGCAACCGGGCGACCGGATCGCCACGCTGGTCTCGCTTTCCCTGACACCGTTGACGATCGACGAAATCACGCATATGGATGTCAAAACGGGCCAAGTGAGCATCAAGGGGCAAGCGATTTTGTTTGAATCGGGATTGTACGCGAAACTTCCGGAGGGAATCCCGGATCGCATCGCACTCGCCGTGCTCGATGTGTGCGGCGCACCGGCCCAAACGGAGAAGCTCGTGCAAGAGGGCCACACGGTGGTCGTGCTCGGCGCCGGTGGCAAAAGCGGCACGATGGTGCTCTGCCAAGCGCGCAAATCGGCAGGTCCGACCGGCAAGATCATCGCCGTCGAGTACGGGGAAGCGGGCTGTGAACGCCTGCGCGAACTGGGATGGGCAGATGAGGTGCTGAACCTCGACTGCACGAAACCGGTCGACGTGCTTCAAGCCGTGGAAAAAGCGACCTCAGGCCGGATGGCCGATGTCACGATCAACTGCGTGAATATCCCGAACACGGAGATGGCGTCGATTCTCGCAACCAAGGACGAAGGCACCGTGTATTTCTTCTCGATGGCGACGTCGTTTACGGCGGCGGCACTTGGAGCAGAGGGCGTGGGCAAGGACGTCCAGATGATCATCGGCAACGGCTACACGAAAGGCCACGCCGAGATGTCGCTGAACCTCCTGCGTGAATCGGAACAACTACAAGCGATCTTTGAAGCCAAATATCAATAG
- the ablA gene encoding lysine 2,3-aminomutase, producing MSILEPTQERLPQHFYGKQKRHFRDISLWKDVTNDQWNDWMWQLTHTINDAEALGQVINLTESEKFGIENIKLSIPLRITPYYAMMMDPDDPECPVRLQAAPKSDEMTRAPWDMEDPLHEDEDAPAPGLTHRYPDRVLFLITNQCSMYCRHCTRRRFSGQVGHSVPKPQLDAAIDYIRRTPQIRDVLLSGGDGLLVNDKTLEYIISNLRAIPHVEIIRIGTRAPVVFPQRITDNLVNMLKKYHPVWINTHFNHPDELTPEAIASCHKIADAGIPLGNQTVLMRGVNDCAHIMKKLMHDLVYNRVRPYYIYQCDLSEGIQHFRTTVSKGLEIMEQLRGHTSGYAVPTFVVDAPGGGGKIPVMPNYVLSQGHSKVVLRNFEGVISVYHEPTYEDKGCPPTCTHDHSTDNEIGIARLLNDKQLSLEPKGLKRRRPKEQESLQETASALETINDHLLLQSDEE from the coding sequence ATGAGCATTCTCGAACCGACCCAAGAGCGTCTGCCGCAACATTTTTACGGGAAACAAAAACGCCACTTCCGCGACATTTCGCTGTGGAAGGACGTCACCAACGACCAATGGAACGACTGGATGTGGCAGTTGACCCATACGATCAACGATGCGGAAGCGCTGGGCCAAGTCATCAACTTGACCGAGTCTGAGAAATTCGGCATCGAGAACATCAAGTTGTCGATTCCGCTGCGCATCACCCCGTACTACGCGATGATGATGGACCCGGACGACCCGGAATGCCCGGTCCGACTGCAAGCTGCTCCGAAATCGGATGAGATGACCCGCGCACCGTGGGATATGGAAGACCCGCTGCACGAAGACGAAGACGCTCCGGCACCGGGACTTACGCACCGCTATCCGGACCGCGTGCTGTTCCTGATCACCAACCAATGCTCGATGTATTGCCGTCATTGTACGCGCCGTCGTTTCTCCGGCCAAGTCGGGCACTCGGTTCCGAAACCGCAACTCGACGCGGCGATCGACTACATCCGCCGCACGCCGCAAATTCGCGACGTCCTGCTCTCCGGCGGGGACGGCCTGCTCGTCAATGACAAAACGCTCGAATACATCATCTCGAACTTGCGTGCCATTCCGCATGTGGAAATTATCCGCATCGGCACCCGTGCGCCGGTCGTGTTCCCGCAACGCATCACCGACAACTTGGTCAACATGCTGAAAAAATACCATCCGGTCTGGATCAACACGCACTTCAACCATCCGGATGAGCTGACTCCGGAAGCGATCGCGTCTTGCCACAAGATTGCAGACGCAGGCATTCCGCTTGGCAACCAAACGGTCCTCATGCGCGGTGTCAACGACTGCGCGCACATCATGAAAAAACTGATGCACGACCTCGTGTACAACCGCGTGCGTCCGTACTACATCTACCAGTGCGACCTCTCCGAAGGCATCCAGCATTTCCGCACCACCGTTTCGAAAGGTCTGGAAATTATGGAGCAACTTCGCGGCCACACGTCGGGCTATGCGGTACCGACGTTCGTCGTCGACGCACCGGGCGGCGGCGGGAAGATCCCGGTCATGCCGAATTACGTTTTGTCGCAAGGGCATTCCAAAGTGGTTCTGCGCAACTTCGAAGGCGTCATCTCGGTCTACCACGAACCGACCTACGAAGACAAAGGGTGCCCGCCGACCTGCACGCACGATCACAGCACCGACAATGAAATCGGGATCGCGCGCCTCTTGAACGACAAGCAACTGTCTCTGGAGCCGAAGGGTCTGAAACGCCGTCGTCCGAAGGAGCAGGAGAGCTTGCAAGAGACCGCTTCTGCGCTTGAGACGATCAACGACCACCTGTTGCTCCAAAGCGACGAGGAGTAA
- a CDS encoding MutS-related protein has protein sequence MFWDETTKQAMGWAEVWGLFQTLSKPGQRMRRSVRPFFPEEEGTWQEAMRDWQVLRTLSDDEAKSCREALVKLPDVLSVLNLISQRAGVRVVDLFDLKQLLWHARELDSLLDGFGFAWWPRLDWDALLRLLNPRGELAPSFSLGDVGDGELDALQEKLQRVEAAIFAVKKEQTDRLRAAFGKAPTRDGLYVFDKKQGNLEHEDLRLQGVNLFEAVFVVIEPPQVRELQGVREEVLVQIEDREAVVLAEVVSALVPHVEDLEKAYDACGRLDWAFAKAAVADQWGACAAEWQQANADEDVLAKSDSSDSQLGWWVRNGWHPTARSGVESRGGAYTLLNLSLSPGVGLITGPNMGGKTVVLKTLGLLQALAQHALPVPAEAFRFVPVARIGWSGGDEQSLVSGLSSFGAEMQRLASLLRESSPALLLLDEVARTTNPQEGEELAVGLAEYLIRSAHTALFASHFPGVTQVLGLQGFRVAGLRSEVWARWESDGATPDPDSLLTDLQQAMDYRLLPAQGQEVPRDAWRIARLFGLPEEIIRKEGP, from the coding sequence GTGTTCTGGGATGAGACGACGAAGCAGGCGATGGGCTGGGCAGAGGTCTGGGGATTGTTTCAGACCCTTTCCAAGCCGGGTCAACGGATGCGACGAAGTGTGCGTCCGTTTTTTCCGGAGGAGGAGGGAACTTGGCAAGAGGCGATGCGGGATTGGCAAGTTCTGCGAACGCTCTCGGACGACGAGGCGAAGAGCTGTCGCGAGGCGTTGGTGAAGTTGCCCGATGTGTTGTCTGTGCTGAACTTGATCTCTCAACGAGCAGGTGTGCGCGTGGTGGATCTGTTTGATCTCAAGCAGTTGCTGTGGCACGCTCGTGAGTTGGATTCTCTGCTGGACGGCTTTGGATTTGCTTGGTGGCCTCGTCTCGATTGGGATGCTTTGCTGCGCCTGCTGAATCCGCGCGGGGAGTTGGCGCCTTCGTTTTCGCTTGGCGATGTGGGAGATGGGGAGCTGGATGCGTTGCAAGAGAAGTTGCAACGTGTGGAAGCCGCGATCTTTGCCGTCAAAAAAGAGCAGACCGATCGTCTGCGCGCCGCGTTTGGGAAAGCACCGACCCGTGACGGGTTGTACGTGTTCGATAAAAAACAAGGAAATCTCGAACATGAAGACTTGCGTTTGCAAGGAGTCAATCTGTTCGAGGCCGTATTTGTTGTGATAGAACCTCCGCAAGTGCGCGAGTTGCAAGGTGTGCGCGAGGAGGTCTTGGTGCAGATCGAAGATCGGGAAGCTGTCGTGCTGGCGGAGGTTGTCTCTGCTCTGGTCCCACACGTGGAGGACTTGGAAAAAGCGTACGATGCTTGCGGGCGACTCGATTGGGCGTTTGCCAAGGCGGCGGTTGCCGATCAATGGGGAGCTTGTGCTGCCGAGTGGCAGCAGGCAAATGCAGACGAAGACGTACTCGCGAAGTCCGACAGCTCTGATTCCCAACTGGGCTGGTGGGTTCGAAACGGCTGGCATCCTACCGCACGCTCCGGCGTAGAGTCTCGCGGCGGGGCCTATACGCTGTTGAACTTGAGCTTGTCTCCGGGTGTGGGGCTGATCACCGGTCCGAACATGGGCGGCAAGACGGTGGTTTTGAAAACGCTCGGCTTGCTCCAAGCCCTCGCTCAGCACGCCTTGCCCGTTCCGGCGGAGGCATTTCGCTTCGTTCCCGTTGCTCGCATCGGGTGGTCGGGCGGCGACGAGCAGAGTCTGGTCAGCGGGTTGAGCTCGTTTGGCGCCGAGATGCAGCGCCTCGCGAGCTTGCTCCGCGAATCGAGCCCTGCCTTGCTTTTGCTCGACGAAGTGGCGCGGACCACCAACCCGCAAGAGGGGGAGGAGTTGGCGGTGGGCCTCGCCGAGTATTTGATACGGAGCGCCCACACGGCGCTTTTTGCCTCGCACTTCCCCGGTGTAACGCAGGTTCTCGGCTTGCAAGGGTTTCGCGTGGCGGGCCTGCGCTCCGAGGTGTGGGCACGATGGGAGAGCGACGGCGCGACTCCCGACCCGGACTCCCTGTTGACAGACTTGCAACAGGCGATGGACTACCGGCTTCTCCCCGCACAGGGCCAAGAAGTACCGCGCGACGCTTGGCGGATCGCGCGCCTTTTCGGCTTGCCGGAGGAGATCATTCGAAAGGAGGGCCCTTGA
- a CDS encoding lysine 5,6-aminomutase subunit alpha, whose product MSKLYLDPNLIDRARTAASDIADSLQSFILERTTVAVERTVLRLYGMDGVDADYVPLPNVVVDHLKEGGLLEHGAAKFVLNAVIQKGMTLQEIGEAVADGTLNLCELPLASPEEIRKKGLELATASLDLIRANRAKRDEYLARLGEGPQPYLYVIVATGNIYEDVVQAKAAARQGADIIAVIRSTGQSLIDYVPYGATTEGFGGTYATQENFKVMRAALDEVGEEVGRYIRLCNYCSGLCMPEIAAMGAIERLDVMLNDALYGILFRDINMQRTMVDQNFSRMINSFAGVIINTGEDNYLTTADAVEQAPSVLASQFINEQLALRSGLPEEQMGLGHAFEMSPDLEDGFLLELSQAQMAREIFPRAPLKYMPPTKHMTGNIFKGHVQDTLFNMVGVMTNQGIQLLGMMTEAIHTPLIHDRHIAIEGAKYVFKNMRNFSEEIEYKRDGKIVARAQNVLTDAAGKLEEIRDIGMLEAISRGMFADVKRTMTGGKGLHGVFMRAEDYWNPFEDLLRAELGLEAMVR is encoded by the coding sequence ATGAGCAAACTCTATCTGGACCCGAACTTGATCGACCGGGCCCGCACGGCGGCGTCTGACATTGCCGATTCGTTGCAGTCCTTTATCTTAGAGCGTACCACCGTTGCCGTGGAGCGCACCGTTTTGCGTCTGTACGGGATGGACGGCGTGGATGCGGACTATGTGCCGCTGCCAAACGTCGTCGTGGACCATTTAAAAGAAGGGGGCCTGTTGGAGCACGGCGCGGCGAAGTTTGTGCTGAACGCGGTGATTCAGAAGGGCATGACCCTTCAAGAAATCGGCGAAGCAGTTGCGGACGGCACGTTGAACCTCTGCGAACTCCCGCTTGCTTCTCCTGAAGAAATTCGGAAAAAAGGTCTCGAACTCGCCACGGCGAGCCTCGACCTCATCCGCGCCAACCGAGCGAAGCGTGACGAATATCTCGCGCGCCTCGGCGAAGGTCCGCAACCGTATCTCTACGTGATCGTGGCGACGGGCAACATTTACGAAGACGTGGTGCAAGCCAAAGCGGCGGCGCGTCAAGGGGCGGACATCATCGCCGTCATCCGTTCGACGGGGCAATCGCTGATCGACTATGTGCCGTACGGAGCGACCACGGAGGGCTTCGGCGGGACGTATGCGACGCAGGAGAACTTTAAAGTCATGCGGGCTGCACTCGACGAAGTGGGCGAAGAAGTCGGGCGCTATATCCGACTGTGTAACTATTGCTCGGGTCTGTGCATGCCGGAGATTGCGGCGATGGGGGCGATTGAACGCCTCGATGTGATGCTCAATGACGCGCTGTACGGCATCTTGTTCCGAGACATCAACATGCAGCGGACGATGGTTGACCAGAACTTCTCGCGGATGATCAACTCGTTTGCGGGAGTCATCATCAACACGGGCGAGGACAACTACTTGACGACCGCCGATGCGGTGGAGCAGGCGCCGTCGGTGTTGGCTTCGCAGTTCATCAATGAGCAATTGGCGCTTCGCTCCGGTCTGCCGGAAGAGCAGATGGGGCTGGGTCATGCGTTTGAGATGAGCCCGGACTTGGAGGACGGCTTCCTGTTGGAGTTGTCGCAAGCGCAGATGGCCCGCGAGATTTTCCCTCGTGCGCCGCTGAAGTACATGCCGCCGACGAAACATATGACCGGGAACATTTTTAAAGGGCATGTGCAAGATACGCTGTTCAACATGGTGGGCGTCATGACGAACCAAGGCATTCAGTTGCTTGGGATGATGACGGAAGCGATTCACACGCCGTTGATCCACGACCGCCACATCGCGATTGAAGGGGCCAAGTATGTGTTCAAGAACATGCGCAACTTCAGTGAAGAGATCGAGTACAAGCGGGACGGCAAGATCGTGGCGCGGGCACAGAACGTGCTGACCGATGCGGCGGGCAAGTTGGAAGAAATCCGCGACATCGGGATGCTCGAAGCGATCTCTCGCGGGATGTTTGCAGACGTCAAGCGCACGATGACGGGCGGCAAAGGTCTGCATGGCGTGTTCATGCGGGCTGAGGATTATTGGAATCCGTTTGAAGACTTGCTGCGGGCGGAGTTGGGATTGGAGGCGATGGTACGATGA
- a CDS encoding OAM dimerization domain-containing protein, whose translation MSEAARYEPWKNRDMTQVRPYGDTFDDGVVQLSFSLPVPPGEEAAEAARQLVTQMGLFEPAVTHQHDLGEDFTFVVLYAKTKAAVDFTKIKVAKVDSPRMSFYEINEFIKEQFGRKITIIGACTGTDAHTVGIDAIMNMKGYNGEYGLERYPMIDAYNLGAQVENEEMVAKAIELKADAILVSQVVTQKDVHIPNLAQLVELLEAEGLREKLILICGGPRLGHELALELGYDAGFGPGTLAPDVASYVVQEMMKRGLK comes from the coding sequence ATGAGCGAAGCGGCACGTTATGAACCGTGGAAGAACCGCGACATGACGCAGGTGCGTCCGTATGGCGATACATTCGACGACGGCGTGGTGCAGTTGTCGTTCTCGTTGCCAGTCCCGCCCGGTGAGGAAGCGGCAGAAGCGGCGAGGCAGTTGGTGACGCAGATGGGCTTGTTTGAGCCGGCTGTGACGCACCAACACGATCTGGGCGAGGACTTTACGTTCGTGGTCTTGTATGCGAAGACGAAGGCCGCGGTGGACTTCACCAAGATCAAAGTGGCGAAAGTCGATTCGCCGCGCATGTCGTTCTACGAGATCAACGAGTTCATCAAGGAACAGTTCGGGCGCAAGATCACGATCATCGGCGCATGTACGGGCACAGACGCGCACACGGTCGGGATTGATGCGATCATGAACATGAAGGGCTACAACGGGGAGTACGGCTTGGAGCGCTATCCGATGATCGACGCCTACAACCTCGGGGCGCAGGTGGAGAACGAAGAGATGGTGGCGAAGGCCATCGAGTTAAAAGCAGACGCCATCCTCGTCTCGCAAGTCGTTACGCAAAAGGACGTCCACATCCCGAACCTCGCGCAACTGGTCGAACTATTAGAAGCGGAAGGTCTCCGTGAAAAACTGATCCTCATCTGCGGCGGTCCTCGTCTCGGCCATGAACTCGCCCTGGAACTGGGCTACGACGCCGGGTTTGGGCCGGGGACTCTGGCACCGGATGTCGCGAGTTATGTGGTGCAAGAGATGATGAAGCGTGGTTTGAAGTAA
- a CDS encoding ABC transporter substrate-binding protein, with protein sequence MTQGTYSPKKGLGFRFLAFLLAFCMIMVGCGSAAKDEASTDTTKPSGSTETTRTIKHAMGETTIKGDPKKVVILTNEGTEALLALGVKPVGAVKSWVGDPWYPHIASDMQGVTVVGDEGQPNLEAIAALQPDLIIGNKMRHEKIYEQLSAIAPTVFSTDLRGNWKVNFTLYAEALNKKAEGDKVLADYDKKVADLKAKAGDKLKNQISLVRFMPGKARIYYNNTFAGIIFKDLGLARPAKQNNDGFSDDVTKERIPDMEGDIMFYFTYETGNGQATKLEQEWTNDPLFKNLNVVKSGKAYKVDDTIWNTAGGVRAANLMLDDLAKYLLK encoded by the coding sequence ATGACACAAGGTACATACAGTCCGAAAAAAGGGTTGGGCTTCCGTTTTCTCGCATTCTTGCTCGCTTTCTGCATGATCATGGTCGGCTGTGGCAGCGCTGCCAAGGATGAGGCATCCACCGACACCACCAAGCCGTCCGGCTCGACGGAAACCACGCGTACAATCAAGCACGCAATGGGCGAAACGACGATCAAAGGCGACCCGAAAAAAGTCGTCATCCTCACCAACGAAGGCACCGAAGCTCTGCTTGCACTCGGCGTGAAACCGGTCGGCGCCGTCAAGTCTTGGGTCGGCGACCCGTGGTATCCGCACATCGCAAGCGACATGCAGGGCGTCACGGTCGTCGGGGACGAAGGGCAACCGAACCTCGAAGCAATTGCCGCTCTGCAACCGGACCTGATCATCGGCAACAAGATGCGTCATGAGAAGATCTACGAACAACTCAGCGCGATTGCACCGACGGTGTTCTCCACCGACTTGCGCGGCAACTGGAAAGTCAACTTTACACTCTATGCAGAAGCTCTGAACAAAAAAGCAGAAGGGGACAAAGTCCTCGCTGATTACGACAAAAAAGTCGCCGACCTCAAAGCCAAAGCGGGCGACAAGTTGAAAAACCAGATTTCGCTCGTCCGTTTCATGCCGGGCAAAGCGCGCATCTACTACAACAACACGTTTGCAGGGATCATCTTCAAAGACCTCGGCCTCGCGCGTCCCGCGAAGCAAAACAACGACGGTTTCTCCGACGACGTGACCAAGGAACGCATTCCGGACATGGAAGGCGACATCATGTTCTACTTCACCTACGAAACCGGCAACGGCCAAGCGACGAAGTTGGAGCAAGAATGGACCAACGACCCTCTCTTCAAAAACCTCAACGTCGTCAAATCCGGCAAAGCCTACAAAGTCGACGACACCATCTGGAACACCGCCGGCGGCGTCCGCGCTGCCAACCTCATGCTCGACGACCTCGCGAAGTACCTGTTGAAATAG
- a CDS encoding FecCD family ABC transporter permease: MIHLLKRSSWKWGVLVAGIFLLGGAMLASVLWGVVDTTWAMLVASYTQPDSSQAQIIIRDVRIPRALIAAAIGGSLGLSGMLMQVLMRNPLADPGIFGLNAGAAFFVVLAMTVFQVSSLGELTWVAFLGSALSGAVVYGLGSMGRDGLTPMKLTLAGAAIMALFSSLMHGLLIVNQRAMEDVLFWLAGSVAGRKLELLTSLLPYLLVGWVGSFLIAAQLNTLTLGEDVAKSLGQKTVFVKLLAALFVVLLAGGSVAVCGPIGFIGLVIPHLARALVGQDMRWGMAYAMLLGALLLVAADVAARFIAMPKEVPLGVMTALIGVPFFIYVARKGITRS; the protein is encoded by the coding sequence ATGATTCATTTATTGAAGCGAAGTTCGTGGAAGTGGGGCGTGCTCGTCGCGGGGATTTTTTTGTTGGGAGGCGCGATGCTGGCAAGCGTGTTGTGGGGCGTCGTCGACACCACGTGGGCGATGCTGGTCGCGTCCTATACACAGCCTGATTCGTCTCAGGCGCAGATTATCATCCGCGATGTGCGGATTCCGCGTGCGTTGATCGCCGCCGCCATCGGGGGTAGCCTCGGGCTGTCGGGGATGTTGATGCAGGTGTTGATGCGCAATCCGCTCGCCGACCCGGGGATTTTCGGGTTGAACGCGGGGGCGGCTTTTTTTGTGGTGCTGGCAATGACGGTGTTTCAAGTGTCATCTCTTGGCGAACTGACGTGGGTGGCGTTTCTCGGGTCGGCGCTCAGCGGAGCGGTGGTCTACGGCTTGGGCTCGATGGGCCGCGACGGGTTGACGCCGATGAAATTGACGCTGGCAGGGGCTGCGATCATGGCGCTTTTTTCTTCGCTCATGCACGGGCTTTTGATTGTGAACCAGAGGGCGATGGAAGATGTGCTGTTCTGGCTTGCAGGGTCTGTCGCCGGGCGCAAATTGGAACTTTTGACGAGTTTATTGCCGTATCTCCTCGTCGGCTGGGTCGGGTCGTTCTTGATCGCGGCGCAGTTGAACACGCTGACGCTTGGTGAGGACGTGGCAAAAAGTTTAGGGCAGAAAACCGTATTCGTAAAATTGCTCGCGGCCCTGTTCGTGGTCTTGCTCGCAGGCGGTTCGGTCGCCGTGTGCGGACCGATTGGCTTCATCGGGCTGGTCATTCCGCATCTGGCGCGCGCGCTCGTCGGGCAAGACATGCGGTGGGGCATGGCGTATGCGATGCTTCTGGGGGCGTTGTTGCTGGTGGCCGCCGATGTTGCGGCGCGGTTCATCGCGATGCCCAAGGAAGTGCCGCTTGGCGTGATGACGGCGTTGATCGGGGTTCCGTTCTTTATCTATGTGGCACGAAAGGGGATTACGCGTTCATGA
- a CDS encoding FecCD family ABC transporter permease, which translates to MKQQVQVRNRRFSFLVERKSLVVLLALLILTFAVVVVSTGVGQVQISPLRVLNVFLGDGTKQEQLIVHDFRLPRTLLSVLVGVALAVSGAILQGILRNPLASPDVIGVTGGASVAAVLVLTVFEGVSISWLPVAAMLGAILVTALVYVFSWSRGIAPLRLVLVGVGVGAAMTALTTMMVVMSPMYLTARAVTWMAGSVYGASWGNVFTMTPWVVLFVVLAMFLSRSMNAQQMGDEVATGIGNPVQRDRLLLLVVCCALAGSAVAAGGAIGFVGLLAPHISRKLVGPGAGVLLPVSGLVGALIVLVSDLIARTAFAPLDLPVGIFTASVGAPFFIYLLYKNRNS; encoded by the coding sequence ATGAAACAGCAAGTGCAGGTACGCAACCGGCGTTTTTCCTTTCTCGTGGAACGGAAATCTCTCGTGGTTTTGTTGGCGCTGTTGATTTTGACGTTTGCGGTGGTGGTCGTTTCGACGGGGGTCGGGCAAGTGCAGATCTCGCCGCTGCGGGTGTTGAATGTGTTTTTGGGCGACGGGACGAAGCAGGAGCAGTTGATTGTCCATGACTTCCGTTTGCCCAGAACGTTGCTGTCGGTTTTGGTCGGGGTGGCGTTGGCGGTGTCGGGCGCGATCTTGCAAGGCATTCTGCGCAACCCGTTGGCGTCTCCCGATGTGATCGGGGTCACGGGCGGAGCTTCGGTCGCGGCGGTGCTGGTGTTGACCGTTTTTGAAGGGGTCAGCATCTCGTGGCTTCCGGTGGCGGCGATGCTTGGGGCGATTCTGGTGACGGCGCTCGTGTATGTGTTTTCGTGGAGTCGAGGCATTGCACCGCTTCGCTTGGTGCTGGTCGGGGTCGGAGTTGGAGCGGCGATGACTGCGCTTACGACGATGATGGTCGTGATGTCGCCGATGTATCTGACCGCACGGGCGGTGACGTGGATGGCAGGGAGCGTCTACGGGGCTTCGTGGGGCAATGTGTTCACGATGACGCCGTGGGTGGTTCTGTTCGTGGTGCTGGCGATGTTCTTGAGCCGCTCGATGAACGCTCAGCAGATGGGCGATGAAGTGGCGACCGGGATCGGGAATCCGGTGCAGCGGGACCGTTTGCTGTTGCTCGTCGTCTGTTGTGCGCTGGCCGGGTCGGCTGTGGCCGCCGGGGGCGCGATTGGATTTGTCGGATTGCTTGCCCCGCATATCTCGCGAAAATTGGTCGGGCCGGGGGCGGGCGTTTTGCTCCCGGTGTCCGGTTTGGTCGGGGCGTTGATCGTGCTGGTTTCGGATTTGATTGCCCGGACGGCGTTTGCGCCGCTTGATCTGCCGGTGGGGATCTTCACCGCATCGGTGGGGGCACCGTTTTTCATCTACTTGCTGTACAAGAATCGCAATTCATAG
- a CDS encoding ABC transporter ATP-binding protein: MSNLQTRDLSISYGKTRIVEGMNLEIPEGKITVFIGSNGSGKSTLLRSMARLLNPESGAILLDGHSIQKMPTKQVAAKLSILPQGPVAPEGLTVRQLVKQGRYPHQSWLQQWSEEDERMVQSALEATGIAQLADQAVDALSGGQRQRAWIAMSLAQGTEILLLDEPTTYLDMTHQIEVLDILQELNENEGRTVVMVLHDLNLSCRYADHIVAIKKGSVYAEGSPEDIITPELVRDVFNMESTIIRDPLYGTPMCVPFSRTLKADCRGGHLLKM, from the coding sequence ATGAGTAACTTGCAAACGCGCGACCTCTCCATTTCGTATGGAAAGACCCGCATCGTCGAAGGGATGAATCTGGAGATTCCGGAGGGAAAAATCACGGTGTTCATCGGGAGCAACGGGTCGGGCAAGTCCACGTTGTTGCGCTCGATGGCCCGTCTGTTGAACCCGGAGTCGGGAGCGATTCTGTTGGACGGTCATTCGATTCAAAAAATGCCGACCAAGCAAGTGGCCGCCAAATTGTCGATCCTGCCCCAAGGGCCGGTGGCACCGGAAGGCTTGACGGTACGGCAGTTGGTGAAACAAGGTCGCTACCCGCACCAGAGCTGGTTGCAGCAATGGTCGGAAGAAGACGAGCGCATGGTGCAATCGGCGTTGGAAGCGACAGGGATTGCCCAGTTGGCAGATCAGGCGGTGGATGCACTGTCCGGCGGGCAACGGCAACGGGCTTGGATTGCGATGTCGCTCGCCCAAGGGACCGAGATTCTGTTGCTCGACGAGCCGACGACGTATCTCGATATGACGCACCAGATTGAGGTGCTTGATATCTTGCAGGAACTGAATGAGAACGAGGGACGGACGGTTGTGATGGTGCTGCACGATTTGAATTTGTCCTGTCGCTATGCGGATCACATCGTGGCGATCAAAAAAGGCTCCGTGTACGCCGAGGGCAGCCCGGAGGACATCATCACGCCGGAGTTGGTGCGGGATGTTTTTAATATGGAATCGACGATCATCCGCGACCCGCTGTATGGAACTCCGATGTGTGTACCGTTTAGCCGTACTTTGAAGGCCGATTGCCGGGGCGGGCATTTGTTGAAGATGTAG